A part of bacterium genomic DNA contains:
- a CDS encoding GntR family transcriptional regulator, producing the protein MEAAATAALRDAILTGVFQPGERLRQQRLAEDLMVSRVPVIGALRALEQEGLVTLVPHRGATVRILEPAEIQETYQLRILLETFALRKALRRITTPETGELADLAREMDASGDGDRAARLTERFYQRIYAIAGCPLTADIVSRLRANVGRYWLGLRVVHKHHLAHSVIVDAIRSGDSAKAERWIADHLTRVSTELQERIRRTRRLHTDAST; encoded by the coding sequence GTGGAGGCGGCGGCCACAGCCGCCCTTCGGGACGCGATACTGACGGGAGTGTTCCAGCCCGGCGAGCGGCTGCGCCAGCAGCGTCTGGCCGAGGATCTGATGGTGTCACGGGTTCCGGTCATTGGCGCTTTGCGGGCGCTCGAACAAGAGGGGTTGGTGACGCTCGTCCCTCATCGTGGAGCGACTGTGCGCATCCTCGAACCCGCCGAGATCCAAGAGACTTACCAGCTTCGCATCCTGTTGGAGACCTTCGCGTTGCGCAAAGCACTGCGGCGTATCACGACGCCCGAAACCGGAGAGTTGGCCGACCTCGCTCGCGAGATGGACGCTTCGGGGGACGGCGACCGGGCCGCCAGGCTCACTGAGCGGTTCTACCAGCGTATATACGCCATCGCCGGCTGTCCCCTCACCGCTGACATCGTGTCACGACTCCGCGCCAACGTAGGTCGCTACTGGCTGGGTCTCAGAGTGGTACACAAGCATCATTTGGCGCATAGCGTGATCGTCGATGCCATCCGTTCTGGCGACTCCGCGAAGGCTGAGCGGTGGATAGCCGATCACCTCACCCGAGTGTCAACCGAACTACAGGAACGGATCAGGAGAACCCGCCGTCTGCACACCGATGCCTCCACCTGA